The DNA segment GGATGCGGGCTCAGATCCCGTAGACCCGTGCGGCGGTGGACCCGAAGATCTGGGTGCGCTCGGCGTCGCTCAGCCGGCCGGTCAACCGGTGTGCGGTGTCGACGACTTCGCCGTAGGAGGCACCGAGGGTGCAGACCGGCCAGTCCGAGCCGAACATCAGCCGGCCGGGGCCGAAGGCTTCGAGCACCGTGTCGGCGTACGGACGGAGTCCGTCCGTCGTCCAGTCCGGGCCCGCTTCGGCGACCAGACCGGAGAGCTTGCAGACGGTGTTGGGGCGGGCGGCCAGGGCGCGTACGTCGGACGCCCAGGGCTGGAGCGCCCCGCCGGCGATGGGGGGCTTGCCCACATGATCGAGTACGAAGGTGAGTTCGGGAACCTGCGCGGCGACGGCGGCGGCGACGGGCAGCTGGTGGTCGAGGACGATCAGGTCGTAGGCCAGCCCGGCCGCCGCGACGGCGGCGAGCCCGCGCCGGACGTCGGGACGCAGCAGCCAGCCGGGGTCCGGTTCGCCCTGCACCTGGTGGCGGATGCCCACGAGGCCCGCGCCGCCGGGCAGTTCACGCATCGCGGCGAGGGTGTCCGCGATGCCGGGGTCGGTGAGATCGGTCCAGCCGACGACTCCGGCCACCAGGTCGTTCCGCGCGGCCAGGGCCAGGAACTCGGGGGTCTCGTCG comes from the Streptomyces sp. NBC_01471 genome and includes:
- a CDS encoding amidohydrolase; amino-acid sequence: MRIIDAHHHVWDLTVRDQDWITGPELAPLRRNFTLGELAPQARAAGVAATVLVQTVTVADETPEFLALAARNDLVAGVVGWTDLTDPGIADTLAAMRELPGGAGLVGIRHQVQGEPDPGWLLRPDVRRGLAAVAAAGLAYDLIVLDHQLPVAAAVAAQVPELTFVLDHVGKPPIAGGALQPWASDVRALAARPNTVCKLSGLVAEAGPDWTTDGLRPYADTVLEAFGPGRLMFGSDWPVCTLGASYGEVVDTAHRLTGRLSDAERTQIFGSTAARVYGI